From one Triticum urartu cultivar G1812 unplaced genomic scaffold, Tu2.1 TuUngrouped_contig_6420, whole genome shotgun sequence genomic stretch:
- the LOC125530588 gene encoding uncharacterized protein LOC125530588 isoform X2 — MQMSTDPNQYGVFPHSFFGQHVVSFQTSAITNGPGVMPVCLDTSSGINGNLAMLNTTPSTIVSTASPNMIPDSSQSLKYGGPMAVEWSYPELQMLNDGLHKYASEPGIMKYIKIAAMLPEKTVRDVAMRCQWMVEKQNTRRRKTEEHNVGRKIKDRKDKMVESSLWANNRSVPTDTRGSSVTIASDIDRAMLNVLEENARLLNQIEANILTSQAQNNIDLFHRTRSNINNLLQSMSQIPGIMSKMPRLPISVDEKLCSYLLPGVNLAQVLSSSYLKEEPRGNW; from the exons ATGCAGATGTCAACAGATCCTAACCAATACGGCGTATTTCCGCATTCATTCTTCGGCCAACATGTGGTTTCATTTCAGACGAGTGCAATTACCAATGGGCCGGGAGTCATGCCGGTCTGCCTGGACACTTCCAGTGGGATAAATGGTAATCTGGCAATGTTGAACACTACACCTTCGACGATTGTATCCACTGCTTCACCCAACATGATTCCTGATTCTAGCCAGAGCCTAAAGTATGGAGGTCCAATGGCTGTGGAGTGGTCATACCCTGAGTTACAGATGCTTAATGACGGCCTCCATAA GTATGCAAGTGAACCGGGAATCATGAAGTATATCAAGATAGCAGCAATGTTGCCAGAGAAGACAGTAAGAGATGTGGCCATGAGATGCCAGTGGATGGTG GAAAAACAAAATACAAGACGACGGAAGACTGAAGAACACAATGTTGGAAGAAAGATTAAAGATAGAAAG GACAAAATGGTGGAGTCGTCATTGTGGGCTAACAATCGTTCTGTTCCAACAGATACCAGAGGTTCTTCTGTTACGATAG CCTCTGACATCGACCGTGCAATGCTTAATGTATTGGAAGAAAATGCTCGACTTCTCAATCAGATAGAAGCAAATATTTTGACATCACAG GCTCAGAACAACATTGATCTTTTCCATCGCACAAGAAGTAACATCAATAATCTTCTACAAAG CATGAGCCAAATACCTGGAATAATGAGCAAGATGCCTAGGTTGCCTATTTCAGTGGATGAAAAGCTTTGCAGTTATCTGCTCCCGGGTGTTAATTTG GCCCAAGTTCTTAGCAGCAGCTACCTGAAAGAGGAGCCAAGAGGAAACTGGTGA
- the LOC125530588 gene encoding uncharacterized protein LOC125530588 isoform X1 yields MQMSTDPNQYGVFPHSFFGQHVVSFQTSAITNGPGVMPVCLDTSSGINGNLAMLNTTPSTIVSTASPNMIPDSSQSLKYGGPMAVEWSYPELQMLNDGLHKYASEPGIMKYIKIAAMLPEKTVRDVAMRCQWMVEKQNTRRRKTEEHNVGRKIKDRKAVSQDKMVESSLWANNRSVPTDTRGSSVTIASDIDRAMLNVLEENARLLNQIEANILTSQAQNNIDLFHRTRSNINNLLQSMSQIPGIMSKMPRLPISVDEKLCSYLLPGVNLAQVLSSSYLKEEPRGNW; encoded by the exons ATGCAGATGTCAACAGATCCTAACCAATACGGCGTATTTCCGCATTCATTCTTCGGCCAACATGTGGTTTCATTTCAGACGAGTGCAATTACCAATGGGCCGGGAGTCATGCCGGTCTGCCTGGACACTTCCAGTGGGATAAATGGTAATCTGGCAATGTTGAACACTACACCTTCGACGATTGTATCCACTGCTTCACCCAACATGATTCCTGATTCTAGCCAGAGCCTAAAGTATGGAGGTCCAATGGCTGTGGAGTGGTCATACCCTGAGTTACAGATGCTTAATGACGGCCTCCATAA GTATGCAAGTGAACCGGGAATCATGAAGTATATCAAGATAGCAGCAATGTTGCCAGAGAAGACAGTAAGAGATGTGGCCATGAGATGCCAGTGGATGGTG GAAAAACAAAATACAAGACGACGGAAGACTGAAGAACACAATGTTGGAAGAAAGATTAAAGATAGAAAG GCTGTATCTCAGGACAAAATGGTGGAGTCGTCATTGTGGGCTAACAATCGTTCTGTTCCAACAGATACCAGAGGTTCTTCTGTTACGATAG CCTCTGACATCGACCGTGCAATGCTTAATGTATTGGAAGAAAATGCTCGACTTCTCAATCAGATAGAAGCAAATATTTTGACATCACAG GCTCAGAACAACATTGATCTTTTCCATCGCACAAGAAGTAACATCAATAATCTTCTACAAAG CATGAGCCAAATACCTGGAATAATGAGCAAGATGCCTAGGTTGCCTATTTCAGTGGATGAAAAGCTTTGCAGTTATCTGCTCCCGGGTGTTAATTTG GCCCAAGTTCTTAGCAGCAGCTACCTGAAAGAGGAGCCAAGAGGAAACTGGTGA